One window from the genome of Glycine soja cultivar W05 chromosome 12, ASM419377v2, whole genome shotgun sequence encodes:
- the LOC114378669 gene encoding uncharacterized protein LOC114378669, which produces MRWRAEKEMMKRSGKHEAEGGEDILIDRFLKRLSFVAIAVASLTLLFLLLRTPDTCVPHHAPRKPHLRFPKSTCDFSSTRPHVPAEKRALRIQSTRLWTAKVLSFSLLFRDHLLPLLLSAASSNNYNHSRVLCVSAGAGHEVAALRRLGIDDVTGVEILESPPLVRRADPHNLPFFDGAFDLAFTARFDEALFPARFAAEMERVVRPGGACFLLVAESGEDEVRQVVELFRNSRLVGSSNVSLTGMRMTSVILRTRENSS; this is translated from the coding sequence ATGAGGTGGAGAGCAGAGAAGGAGATGATGAAGAGATCTGGAAAACATGAAGCGGAGGGAGGAGAAGACATACTCATCGACAGATTCCTCAAGCGCCTCTCTTTCGTAGCCATCGCAGTAGCCTCCCTCAcgctcctcttcctcctcctccgcaCGCCCGACACGTGTGTCCCCCACCACGCGCCCCGGAAGCCGCACCTCCGCTTCCCCAAATCCACGTGCGACTTCTCCTCCACGCGCCCCCACGTCCCCGCCGAGAAGCGCGCCCTGCGCATTCAATCCACGCGCCTCTGGACCGCCAAGgtcctctccttctccctcctctTCCGCGACCACCTCCTCCCCCTCCTCCTCTCCGCCGCTTCCTCCAACAACTACAACCACTCCCGCGTCCTCTGCGTCTCCGCCGGCGCCGGCCACGAGGTCGCCGCGCTCCGCCGCCTCGGGATCGACGATGTCACCGGAGTCGAGATCCTCGAGTCCCCGCCGCTCGTCCGCCGCGCCGATCCGCACAATCTGCCGTTCTTCGACGGCGCGTTCGACCTCGCCTTCACCGCGAGATTCGACGAGGCACTGTTCCCGGCACGGTTCGCCGCCGAGATGGAGCGCGTCGTCCGGCCAGGTGGCGCGTGCTTTCTTCTCGTTGCGGAGTCTGGGGAGGACGAGGTGAGGCAGGTTGTTGAATTGTTTAGGAATTCGAGGCTTGTTGGGTCCAGTAATGTTTCTTTGACTGGAATGAGAATGACCAGTGTTATTTTGAGAACTAGAgaaaattcttcttga
- the LOC114379218 gene encoding putative F-box/FBD/LRR-repeat protein At4g03220 gives METRSAKRKKMAQIVENDAKAATDRISDLPDAVLHQILFLLPIKCVAQMSILSKRWKFLWSTFPDLDFTTLNPFQISSQSVKFLEFEKPRQPLDSSRMDFITQVLSIRDKHSDIRFLCFRARLSFSRLNSLIRRAIRHNVRELDIGASTVCTDDYFNFPRCVIGSETLRVLKLKSGFRLPPSSVMRHGFQSLQTLSLSLVILNNQPSLPDLFSESSFPLLKTLNLDSCLGLKYLHVGCRALEDLNLERCYELEGLDVSCSKLERMRLAKCFDAYSDKSWVKINTPKLERLCWQHNAITDMTMFGPSNLLNEVTVGFYVFTRDNILGKLQSAIDLLSGLSHARSLSLERQTIEILSNNHLLFQPFYNLKHLELHTGFNKSDVPGLTCLFKSSPTLDTLILKIIHEYRIERKEWNRDLWDMTITEGEQYWESQIRTLESFLQHLKVVKIHGFLDYENEVALAKFLLKHGKALEEMILHTGHCNARDTLRRQKIRSQMMGFSWASSNAKVAFQ, from the exons ATGGAAACAAGATCCGCCAAACGCAAGAAGATGGCTCAAATTGTAGAGAACGATGCCAAAGCAGCCACGGATCGGATCAGTGATCTCCCTGATGCAGTTCTTCACCAAATCCTTTTCCTTCTCCCCATAAAATGTGTTGCACAAATGAGCATTCTTTCCAAGAGATGGAAGTTTCTTTGGTCCACTTTTCCCGACCTTGACTTCACAACCCTTAACCCATTTCAAATCTCTTCCCAAAGCGTCAAGTTTTTGGAGTTTGAGAAGCCAAGGCAACCTTTGGATTCATCACGAATGGATTTCATCACCCAAGTTCTCTCTATTCGTGATAAGCATTCAGATATTAGGTTTCTTTGTTTTCGTGCGCGTTTGAGTTTTTCGCGGCTGAATAGTTTGATCCGTAGGGCCATTAGGCACAACGTTAGAGAGCTTGATATTGGAGCTTCCACAGTGTGTACAGATGATTACTTCAACTTTCCTAGGTGTGTTATTGGAAGTGAAACTCTTAGGGTTTTGAAACTAAAATCAGGGTTTCGTTTGCCTCCTTCATCGGTTATGAGACATGGCTTTCAATCCCTACAAACCCTATCTCTTTCCCTAGTCATTTTGAACAACCAACCTTCTCTTCCTGATTTGTTCTCGGAATCATCTTTCCCTCTTCTCAAGACCCTAAACCTCGATTCGTGTTTGGGGTTAAAATACCTTCATGTTGGATGTAGGGCTCTTGAAGATTTGAATTTGGAGAGATGTTATGAGCTAGAGGGCTTGGATGTCTCATGTTCAAAGCTTGAGAGAATGAGATTGGCGAAGTGTTTTGATGCCTATAGTGACAAGAGTTGGGTGAAAATCAATACACCCAAGCTTGAGCGTTTGTGTTGGCAACATAATGCAATCACTGACATGACTAtgtttgggccttcaaatttGTTGAATGAGGTCACGGTTGGTTTCTATGTTTTCACTAGAGATAATATTCTGGGTAAGCTTCAAAGTGCCATTGATCTATTGTCTGGACTCTCTCATGCGCGTTCTTTGTCTCTTGAAAGGCAAACTATTGAG ATCCTATCAAATAATCACCTCCTTTTTCAGCCATTTTATAATCTCAAACATTTAGAGCTGCATACTGGTTTCAACAAAAGTGATGTTCCGGGATTGACATGCCTATTCAAGAGCTCTCCCACTCTCGACACTCTGATTCTCAAGATCATTCACGAATACAGGATTGAAAGAAAA GAATGGAATAGAGACTTATGGGACATGACTATCACTGAGGGAGAGCAGTATTGGGAGTCTCAAATCCGAACTCTTGAATCTTTTCTACAACACTTGAAAGTGGTGAAAATTCATGGTTTTCTTGATTATGAGAATGAGGTTGCACTTGCAAAGTTTCTCCTCAAGCATGGGAAGGCCTTAGAAGAAATGATATTACACACAGGACATTGCAATGCAAGAGATACCCTTAGGAGACAAAAAATAAGGTCACAAATGATGGGATTTTCTTGGGCTTCTTCTAATGCAAAAGTGGCATTTCAGTAG
- the LOC114379473 gene encoding indole-3-acetic acid-amido synthetase GH3.6-like yields the protein MPEAHSHYLCNKPNGKHDGATNTSSIIEHNNKKALKYIEDVTSNADEIQKRVLAEILSSSAHAEYLQRHALDGRTDRETFKKIMPVVTYEDLKPDIDRIANGDTSPILCSKPISEFLTSSGTSGGERKLMPTIEEELERRSLLYSLLMPVMEQFVPGLDKGKGMYFLFIKSEAKTPGGLLARPVLTSYYRSSHFKNKTHCFDPYTNYTSPIETILCLDSYQSMYSQMLCGLSQNEHVLRVGAVFASGFIRALKFLEKHWVCLCRDIRNGTIGPEITDSSVREAIMRVLKPNPKLADFIEGECKKGLWKGIITRLWPNTKYVDVIVTGTMAQYIPMLDYYSNGLPLVCTMYASSECYFGLNLNPLCDPSEVSYTLVPTMAYFEFLPLNKTKEHANSISYTEQELLVDLVDVELGQEYELVVTTYAGLYRYRVGDILRVAGFKNNAPQFNFVCRKNVVLSIDSDKTDEVELQNAVKNGANHLTLFGASLTEYTSFADTSTIPGHYVLYWEISMNKNNNIDQNQNPIPSSVFEECCFAVEGSLNSVYRQGRVSESIGPLEIKIVENGTFDKLMDFALSQGASINQYKTPRCVKYAPIVELLDSKTVSNYFSPKCPLWVPGHKKWCMYPLDNK from the exons ATGCCTGAGGCTCATAGCCACTACCTTTGCAACAAGCCAAATGGCAAACATGATGGTGCTACTAATACTAGTAGCATCATCGAGCACAACAACAAGAAAGCTCTGAAATACATTGAGGATGTTACTAGCAACGCTGATGAAATTCAGAAAAGGGTCCTTGCTGAGATCCTTTCTTCTAGTGCACATGCTGAGTACCTTCAACGCCATGCCTTGGATGGACGCACAGACAGAGAAACTTTCAAGAAGATCATGCCTGTGGTGACATACGAGGATTTAAAGCCAGATATTGATCGCATTGCTAATGGTGATACCTCCCCAATTTTATGTTCCAAACCTATTTCTGAGTTCCTCACTAG CTCTGGAACATCTGGTGGGGAGAGAAAACTGATGCCAACCATAGAAGAGGAGCTAGAGCGAAGATCATTACTCTACAGCCTCCTGATGCCAGTGATGGAGCAATTCGTACCTGGTCTAGACAAAGGCAAAGGAATGTACTTTCTGTTCATAAAATCAGAAGCCAAAACCCCTGGTGGACTCTTAGCTCGTCCAGTTTTAACAAGCTACTACAGGAGCTCAcacttcaagaacaaaacacaTTGTTTTGACCCTTACACAAACTACACTAGCCCCATTGAGACCATTCTCTGCCTAGACTCTTACCAAAGCATGTACTCTCAAATGCTCTGTGGACTTTCACAAAACGAGCATGTTCTCCGTGTTGGTGCTGTTTTCGCCTCAGGTTTCATCCGTGCCCTTAAGTTCTTGGAAAAGCATTGGGTGTGTTTGTGCCGTGACATTAGAAATGGCACCATTGGCCCTGAAATCACTGACTCATCCGTTAGAGAAGCCATCATGAGGGTACTCAAACCAAACCCAAAACTTGCGGATTTTATAGAGGGTGAGTGCAAGAAGGGGTTGTGGAAAGGGATAATTACTAGGTTGTGGCCTAATACCAAGTACGTTGATGTTATTGTGACTGGAACCATGGCTCAGTATATTCCTATGTTGGATTACTATAGCAATGGTCTCCCTCTTGTTTGCACCATGTATGCTTCTTCTGAGTGTTATTTTGGACTCAACTTGAACCCTTTGTGTGATCCTAGTGAGGTGTCTTATACCCTTGTTCCCACCATGGCTTACTTTGAGTTCTTGCCCCTTAATAAGACGAAGGAACATGCGAATTCAATTTCTTACACCGAGCAGGAACTTTTGGTTGATCTTGTGGATGTGGAGCTGGGGCAAGAATATGAGCTTGTGGTCACCACTTATGCAG GACTTTACAGGTACCGGGTCGGCGACATCCTCCGTGTAGCAGGATTCAAGAACAATGCTCCTCAATTCAATTTCGTGTGCCGAAAGAACGTGGTTCTTAGCATTGATTCCGACAAGACCGATGAGGTTGAGCTACAAAACGCTGTGAAAAATGGAGCCAACCACCTTACACTATTCGGTGCATCACTCACAGAATACACAAGCTTTGCTGATACGTCCACTATCCCTGGCCACTATGTACTATACTGGGAAATCAGCatgaacaagaacaacaacattGATCAAAATCAAAACCCAATTCCAAGTTCTGTTTTTGAGGAGTGTTGCTTTGCAGTTGAAGGGTCTCTCAACAGCGTGTATCGACAAGGAAGAGTATCAGAGTCCATTGGGCCATTGGAAATCAAGATTGTGGAGAATGGAACTTTTGATAAGCTTATGGACTTTGCTCTTAGCCAGGGTGCGTCTATAAATCAGTACAAGACACCTCGTTGTGTGAAGTATGCTCCCATTGTTGAGCTTCTTGACTCGAAAACTGTTTCCAATTACTTCAGTCCAAAATGTCCACTGTGGGTTCCTGGTCACAAGAAGTGGTGCATGTACCCTCTTgacaacaaataa